The following coding sequences lie in one Micropterus dolomieu isolate WLL.071019.BEF.003 ecotype Adirondacks linkage group LG15, ASM2129224v1, whole genome shotgun sequence genomic window:
- the mapk8a gene encoding mitogen-activated protein kinase 8 isoform X6 — protein MNKNKREREFYSLDVGDSTFTVLKRYQNLRPIGSGAQGIVCSAYDQILERNVAIKKLSRPFQNQTHAKRAFRELVLMKCVNHKNIIGLLNVFTPQKSLEEFQDVYLVMELMDANLCQVIQMELDHERLSYLLYQMLCGIKHLHAAGIIHRDLKPSNIVVKSDCTLKILDFGLARTAATGLLMTPYVVTRYYRAPEVILGMGYQANVDVWSVGCIVAEMIRGSVLFPGTDHIDQWNKVIEQLGTPSQEFLMKLNQSVRTYVENRPRYAGYSFEKLFPDVLFPADSDHNKLKASQARDLLSKMLVIDASKRISVDEALQHPYINVWYDPAEVEAPPPKVLDKQLDEREHTVEEWKVLIYKEVSEWEEWTKNGVIRGQPPPLAQVQQ, from the exons atgaacaaaaacaagagagaaagagagttcTACAGCCTAGATGTTGGGGATTCAACGTTCACAGTACTGAAACGATACCAGAATCTGAGACCCATCGGCTCGGGAGCACAGGGAATCGTCTG CTCAGCATATGACCAAATCCTTGAACGAAATGTTGCCATCAAGAAGCTGAGTCGGCCGTTTCAAAATCAAACCCACGCCAAGAGGGCGTTCAGAGAGCTAGTCCTAATGAAATGTGTCAATCACAAAAAT ATCATTGGcctattaaatgtatttacaccACAAAAATCTTTAGAAGAATTCCAAGATGT ATACTTGGTGATGGAGCTGATGGATGCCAACCTGTGCCAGGTCATTCAGATGGAGCTGGACCATGAGAGGCTGTCCTATCTGCTCTATCAGATGTTGTGTGGTATCAAACACCTCCATGCTGCCGGCATCATTCACAGG GACCTCAAGCCCAGTAACATAGTTGTCAAGTCAGATTGTACACTGAAGATTTTGGATTTTGGCTTGGCTCGGACGGCTGCCACAGGCCTCCTGATGACACCGTATGTGGTTACACGCTACTACAGAGCACCAGAGGTTATCCTGGGCATGGGCTACCAAGCCAATG TGGATGTATGGTCAGTGGGCTGCATAGTGGCCGAGATGATCAGGGGAAGTGTGTTGTTCCCTGGCACTGATC ACATCGACCAGTGGAACAAGGTAATTGAGCAGCTAGGCACTCCATCTCAGGAATTTCTAATGAAGCtgaaccagtcagtcagaacgtACGTTGAAAACAGGCCACGCTATGCTGGGTACAGCTTTGAGAAACTCTTCCCAGACGTGCTCTTCCCTGCCGACTCTGACCACAACAAACTGAAAG CGAGCCAAGCTAGAGATCTCTTATCCAAGATGTTAGTGATTGACGCCTCAAAGCGCATCTCTGTAGATGAGGCTCTGCAACACCCCTATATCAATGTTTGGTACGACCCAGCTGAAGTGGAAGCG cCCCCTCCAAAGGTCCTAGACAAACAGCTGGATGAGAGGGAGCATACCGTGGAAGAGTGGAAAG